The genomic interval ATAAAAAACCAGAAAAATGGGATTTACCAACAATTTTAAATTCAGCTCCATTCTTCCAAGAATATATTTTATCAACTTTTAACAACGAAGAAAACACAATAGAAAATATAGCAATGATGATTGGTTGTCTTTTATCAACATCAATAAAATCTAATAAATTTTTTATTCTTAATGGTCCAAGTGCGGCAGGTAAATCTCCTCTTATAAAGTTAATATCATCTTTTTTTACAACTAATCAAAAAACATCATTAAGTTTAAAACAAATTTCAACAAGAAGCGGATTTGAGCGAGAAGGATTGCTAAATTCTCGTATTAACATTATAGGAGATGAAGAAAAAAGTTTTTTAACCTCTGGCGAATTTAAAAAAATAACAAGCCAAGAAAATATAACAATTCAAAGAAAAGGGAAAACAGCGATAGATTTTCAACCTAAATTTAAAATTATTGCGGCAACTAATCATTTACCGGCATTTGATGATACTTCTGACGGTATAGCAAATAGATTGCTTATTATAGATTTTAAAAATATATTCAAAAACCAAGCTGATCTTGATAAAATGAAAAATCCTTCTTCCAAAAGTTATTATTTAGCAAAAAAAAATATAGAAAAAAACATCTTAAAAAAAGAAATGTCTACTGTTCTTAATTTTGGAATATGGGGATTAAAAAAATTTAACGAAGAAAACAAAGAAAAAAATAAAGGCAAGTATGAATTTATTTTTGATGAAAATTTCAGACAAGCTATCGAGAATTATAAAAAAAATGCAAGCACTTTTTATGAATTTTTGATTGATACTTTTGAATATGTAGAAGATTTGGATGAAGATAAATGGTTATCCACGGAAGATATAAAAGAGTATCATAATGAATGGCATTCAAAAAATGTTCAAAATAAATTTCCACCAAAAATATCAACAATAAAAATGGGATTAAATATAAAAACAATTTTTAAATGCCAACAAAAAATATTATATA from Patescibacteria group bacterium carries:
- a CDS encoding DUF5906 domain-containing protein — translated: MLKINAADVRENKKNNIYIAKSLISTMNNLVKNKKDNSIYEYNGKFYELLEKQDLKDKLFIFLEKYHITERWSASIINSIISAIQSCSQIKKVELDNYNNLIAIKNGLFNIATQEIIPYSKNIYITSIIENLEYKKPEKWDLPTILNSAPFFQEYILSTFNNEENTIENIAMMIGCLLSTSIKSNKFFILNGPSAAGKSPLIKLISSFFTTNQKTSLSLKQISTRSGFEREGLLNSRINIIGDEEKSFLTSGEFKKITSQENITIQRKGKTAIDFQPKFKIIAATNHLPAFDDTSDGIANRLLIIDFKNIFKNQADLDKMKNPSSKSYYLAKKNIEKNILKKEMSTVLNFGIWGLKKFNEENKEKNKGKYEFIFDENFRQAIENYKKNASTFYEFLIDTFEYVEDLDEDKWLSTEDIKEYHNEWHSKNVQNKFPPKISTIKMGLNIKTIFKCQQKILYKKIYRNVLNEEKEFKRQFTCYPLRIKEEEIKKTISFN